The region CCGAGGTCAACGAACTCCGGAAGCTTCTGCCGGACCTGATGGTGCAGGTGCTGATCAAGGAAGGGGCACGCCTGTCCGACCTCTCCGACCAGGACAGCTACTCCTATGAACTCATGGACATCTTCCTGGGCGGCAACAACACCGAGATGATCCGCGACGCCTATGAGCGGTGCCGCGATTCTCTGGGTTTCCTGATCCAGCCGATGCCGCGGGAATCCGTGCGGTAGAAGCGGCAAAGGAGGCGACATGAAGACCGTCGAGGAGTTTCCGTACAAAATCCTCGAAGAGGAGAACGTATTCATTCCCGCAACCGACGGGCTGCGGCTCGCGGCGCGGATCTGGCGGCCGGAGGGCTCCAGCGAGCAGCCGGTCCCGGCCATCCTGGAATACATCCCCTATCGCAAGCGGTTCGGAACCTCTGTGCGGGACGAGCACACGCACAAATACCTCGCCGGCCACGGCTATGCCTGTATCCGGCTCGACATCCGGGGCAGCGGCGAAAGCGAGGGCGTGCTGAGCGATGAGTATCTTCAGTCCGAGCTGGACGACGGCGTGGCCGCGCTCCACTGGATTGCCGAACAGGACTGGTGCGACGGCAATATCGGCATGATGGGCATTTCCTGGGGCGGCTTCAATGCGCTGCAGATCGCAGCGATGCAGCCGGAGCCCCTGAAGGCCATCGTCACCATCGCCTCCAGCGACGACCGGTATTCCGATGACATCCACCACATGGGCGGCACGCTTCTGGGCGACAATCTGAGCTGGTCTTCCGTGATGTTCTCCTACAACACGATGCCTCCGGATCCGGCTCTTGTCGGCGACCGCTGGCGCGACATGTGGCTGGAGCGTCTCGACCACAGCGGCCTGTGGCTGAAGACATGGCTGCAGCACCAGCGGCGCGACGCCTACTGGCGGCACGGCTCGGTCTGCGAGGATTATTCGGCAATCAAGATCCCGGTCTATGCGGTCAGCGGCTGGGCCGACGGCTACACCAATTCGGTGTTCCGGCTGATGGAGAACCTTGATGTGCCCCGCAAGGGGCTTGTCGGCCCCTGGGGACACATCTATCCGCATTTCGGCCGGCCGGGCCCGGCCATAGACTTCCTGTCCGAACTGCTGCGCTGGTGGGACCGCTGGCTGAAGGGCAAGGAAACCGGTATCGAGAACGACCCGATGATCTGCGCCTGGATGCAGGACAGCGTTCCGCCGAACCCGGATTACGACTACCGGCCCGGCCATTGGGCGAGCGAAGCCGAGTGGCCCTCGCCGCGCGTCTCCAACCGCCGCTACATTGCGGGGCCTCGAACATTGCGGCCTGAAGACCGGTATCCGGCCGGAGAAGAAGAACAGGTCGAACTGGACGTGCAGTCTCCCGCCACGCTCGGGCTGCATTCGGGCAAGTGGTGTTCCTACGCGAATGGCCCCGATCTTTCCGGCGACCAGCGGCTGGACGACGGCGGCGGCCTGATATTCCAGAGCGAACCGCTGGAGGAGGATCTTGACCTGCTGGGCCGCCCCGATGTCGAGCTCGAACTGGCCGCCGACCAGCCGGTGGCGCTGGTCGCGGTGCGGCTCTCAGACATGCGGCCCGACCACCAGGTGACCCGCATCAGCTACGGCATGCTCAACCTCACCCACCGCGACAGCCGCCAGCATCCGGAGAAACTGGAGCCCGGCCGGTTCTACAGGGTGCGCGTACCGCTCTGCTACATCGCGCAGCGCGTGCCGCGCGGACACCGGGTGCGGCTGTCGATCTCCACCGTCTACTGGCCGCTCGCCTGGACGCCGCCGGAGCCGGTCAAGCTGACGATCCGCACAGAGAAAAGCTCACTCACCCTGCCTGTTCGCGAGCGGGTCGAGGACGAGGCCGTCACCGGGTTCGGCGAACCGGTGCAGGCGCGCGGTCCGACGCTGTCGGTCATCGAGGCTCCGACCCACGAATGGCTGATCCGCCAGGATCTCGGCAACCAGTGGACCGAGCTGAAGGTGACGGACGATCGCGGCATCTTCCGGCTGAACGATATCGACCTGATGGTGGGGGCATGCGGGATCGAGAAATATGGCGTGGCGACGGGGGACTTCACCTCGTCGACGGGCGAGACCGAATGGGTCCGCACGCTCAGCCGGGAGGACTGGCATATCGAAACCCGGACCCGGACCCGCCTCACCTCCGACCGCGAGAATTTCTATGTCACGGCCGAACTCGACGCCTATGAAGACGGCGCCCGGATCCGTTGCCTGAGCTGGAACGAAACCATTCCCCGGGATCTGGTCTGAGCGGGGCCGGGCCTTCGCTTTCGAGGGACGGAAGGGCGCTCTGCGCTCTCCGGCACATGACGGCATCTACTCGTCATCACTGCCGGTCATGTGAACCAGGCTCATGATGACGACGGACCCGAGCACCAGCCCGATGCCCACCAGATGAACCGGATGGAACTGTTCGCCGAGAAGGAAATAGGACAGCAGCAGGGCGGTCACCGGCATCACCGACATGAAGCCCGCGGCGGTTGTCCCTTCTGCCCGGGCAACGCCCGAATACCACAAGGCCGAGCCGGCCCCGAGCGTTCCGACGCCCCACCAGATCAGCGCGATCCAGGATCCGGGCGACGGTCCGGCTAAGGAGAAGCCGGAGAGCTGTGTCGCGGCCAGGACCAGAAACAGCGGTATGGAAAGCGCACAGGCCAGGAAGCTGGTCAGGACGGGCGGAAGATCCCGGGTCACCTTCTTGCCGAGCAGCGTATAGGAAGCCTCGCAGCAGATCGCGAGCAGCACCAGAACCACCCCGAGATAGAAAGCGGCGCCGGACCCTTCACCGCCGAATTTGCCCTTGAACAGGCTCAGGACGATTATACCGGCAACGCCCAACGCGATCGCCGTCAGACGGCGCCACCCGAGCGGCGCCTGCATGAAGAGATAGGCGGCGCCGGCGGTAAGCGCCGGGGTGAAGCTCATGATCAGGCTGCCCGCGACACCGGAAATGAAACGCATGCCGAAGATGAGGAAAGCCGTGAAACCGACCATGCCGAAAAGCGATATCAGACCGATATAAAGCCAGTCCCACGCACCGATGCCGCGGAACTCCTCGACAAGATCGCGGTAGACGAACGGCAAAAGCACGATCGCGCCCAACAGCACGCGGAAGAAGGACGCGACGAATATCGGAAACGATTCCCCGACCAGCTTGCTCACCGGCGTGGCGCTGCCGAAGATCGCCATGCCGGCAAACAGGAAAAAGACGCTGAGCAGTTTGTCAGAGCGGGCCATGTCCGGTTTCCACATGCTGTTGCGGCAATCGCAGTGCCTGGCGAATGGTTGGAGATGCCGCGGCGGGTTCAGGTTCACCGGCCAAGATCATCTCAGCTCCGCAACATGAACTGTTGCGGATCGGACATCAGCAGCTTCACGCTGTTCATGAAGCGGGCGGCATCCGCGCCGTCATTGACGCGATGATCGAAAGCGATGCAGACCGGCAGAATGAGCCTCGTCACCGCTGTGGCCCGGTCGATATCGCCTTCCAGAACCTGGCGCAGTTCGGCGCGCCCGGCCCCGAATATGGCCACCTGGGGCGGATTGATGATCGGTGTAAAGCCGGTGCCGCCAATGCTGCCGACATTGGTCAGCGTGATCGTGCCGCCCTTCAGCATTTCCGGGCTCGCGCGGTCTTCGCCCAGTTGCCGCGAGATACCGGTCAGTTCCTCCGCCAGATCCAGCAGCGTCTTGCGCCGGACGTCGCGCAGGACAGGAACGATCAGGCCGCGGTCGGTATCGAGCGCGACGCCGACATTGACGGCGCGCACAAGTTCGATCTCCTGGTTTTCGGCGTCGAAACGCGCGTTGAAGCGCGGGTGCTCGACCAGCGCACCGGCCAGCGCCTTCATGAGGAATGGCGTCAGCGTGAGCTTGATGCCGCTCTCCTCGGCGTCGGCGGCATGCTTGCGGCGCATACGCTCGATTTCGGTAATGTCGATGGCGTCGTGATGGGTGACATGCGGGATCTCGCGCCACGCCTTCGTCATGCGCCGCGCGGTGCTGCGACGAAGCGAGCGCAGCTTTACGCGCTCGGAAACCCCGTCCTCTGCGGGAGCCTGCTTCCCTTCCCGCGACTGCGCACCTTCAGCGGCTTTGCGCACATCCTCTTCCAGGATACGCCCGTCCTCGCCGCTTCCAGTCACCTCATCGAGTTTCACCCCCAGCTCGCGCGCAAGGCCGCGCACCGCGGGCGTCGCCTGAACGTCGCCGTCCTCGGGTCGTTGCGTCTTCTCGCTGCCGGCCTCGGCCTTGCCACGGTCTTCGTCCTTCTCTTCCTCCGAAGCGCCGGCGTCCGTTTCTTTCTCCTGCGCATCTTTAGGCTCGCTTTTCCGCTTATTCCGGCCGGCTTCGGGTTCCGCTTCGGCGGCCTTGGACTTGCCGGTTGTCTGCCGGTCCCGGCCCTCATCCTGCGCCTTGTCCCCGTGATCTTCTTTCTCGTCCTGATCTTCTTCCTCGTCCCGGGCCTCGTCCCGGGCCTCGTCCCGCTCCCGGTCCTGCTCCTTTTCGTCGCCGTCCTGTGTTTCAGAGGCCTTCTCGTCGTCTTCCGCCGCTTCGGCTCCCTCTTCCTCGATCACCATCAGCACATCGCCGACCTCAACGATATCGCCCTCCGAAACCCTGATTTCGATGACCTCACCTGAGACCGGCGTCGGGATATCGACGGCCGCCTTGTCGGTTTCGGCCACGAGCACATCGTCGCCTTCCTTGACATGCGATCCTTTGGAAACCTTGAGTTCGATGATTTCTGCTTCGTGAATGCCTTCGCCGGGATCCTGTAGGCGGAATTCGTAGGCCATTGCGTCATCTCCCCGCGGTCGATCAGTAGTGCAGTGCGGCGCGCGACGCCTGGATGATCCGCTCCGCACCCGGCAGATAGGACTTCTCGCGCGCGAAATAGGGCATGTGGACATCGGGACCGGCGACCCTTGCCACCGGAGCCTTCAGCCGCAGGAACGCCTCTTCCTGGAGGCGCGCCGCGATCTCGCCGGCCGGGCCATAGGTCAGCGGCGCTTCCTGCACGACGACGCAGCGGCCGGTCTTCTTCACGGAGCCGGCGACGGTCCCGTAGTCGAGCGGCGCCAGGGTCGTGACGTCGATGACCTCCGGTTCGGCACCCTCTTCCTCGGCGATCCGCTCGGCGGCTTCCAGCGTGGCCGGCAGCATCGAGCCCCAGGCAACCATCGTCAGCCCGTCGCCGGGCCTCACGATGGAGGCCGGACCGATTTCCGCCGGCTCGTCTTCGTCCGGAACTTCCTCGCGGAAGGCGCGGTAGCTTTTCTTCGGTTCGAAGAAAACCACCGGATCGGGATCACGGATTGCCGCGACCAGCAAGGCACGCGCGTTGCGCGGCCCGGAGGGCACGACAAACTTGAGGCCGGGCATGTGCGCATAGAAGACTTCGCGGCTTTCGGAATGGTGTTCCAGCGCGCGCACTCCGCCGCCATAAGGCATGCGCACCGTCATGGGGACGGTGAACCGCCCTTGCGAGCGCCAGCGCAACCTGGAGGCATGGGATTCGATCTGGTGAAAACCGAGATAGGAAAAGCCTGAGAACTGCATTTCCGGCACCGGTTTCATGCCGTGGATCGCCATGCCGATGGAAAAGCCCAGAATGCCGCTTTCGGCAAGCGGCGTATCAATGACCCGGTCTTCGCCGAATTGCTCGACCAACCCTTCCGTGACACGGAAAATGCCGCCGTCCCAGCCGACATCCTCGCCGAGGATCACGACTTTCTCGTCCTGCTCCATCTCCTGGCGCAGGGCGAGGTTGATTGCTTCGACCATCGTCAGTTCAGCCATAACCGGATACACCTCCGAGACCGTCGCTCATCTGCTGCTTCTGGCGGACTTGCTCGTGCGTTTCCTGTTCAAGAATATGGTCGAATATGGCGCTTACCCCCTCGGCCTTTTCGATACGCTTCTCGGCCTCGTCCCATGCCGCGTCGATTGTCTCGGCAATCTTTGCTTCCATATCCTCAAGGCTGCCGTCGTCCAGAAGGCCGCGCTCCCGCAGCAAGCTGCCGAACCGCTCGATCGGATCCCGCTTTTCCCATTTTTCGACTTCTTCCTCATCGCGGTAGCGACTTGGATCGTCCGCCGTCGTGTGCATTTCCAGCCGGTAGGTGACGCATTCGATGAGGGTCGGACGGAAGGTCTCCCTCGCCCGCCGCACCGCGTCATCCGCTGCTGCGAAACAGGCGAAGATGTCGTTGCCGTCGACCTGGATGCCGTCCATCCCGTAGGCCAGCGCCTTCTGGGCAAGCGTCTGCGAGCGCGTCTGGCGCGCGCGCGGTACTGAAATCGCATACTGATTGTTCTGGCAGACGAAGACCACGGGACAATCGAAGACCGAGGCGAAATTCAGCGCCTCGTGAAAGTCGCCCTGCGAGGTGGCGCCGTCGCCGAAATAGGTCATGGCCACTTCGCCGGTGCCTTCCAGGCGCGCCGCGTATGCGATGCCCGCGGCCTGCAGCATCTGGGTGCCGACCGGAACGGAATTGGGCAGGTTGCGCGCTCCTTCCGGAATAACGATGCCTTCGTTGTAACCCGCATCGAACACGAGCATGTCCGCCGGGTTGGTGCCGCGCCAGAAATTGGCTGCGGTCTCACGATAGGACGGGACGAACCAGTCGTCTTCCCTGAGCGCTGATATGGTGCCGACCTGCGCGGCTTCCTGGCCGTTGACCGGGGCGAACGTGCCGATCCGGCCGGAGCGCTGCAATTTCAGCCGCCGTTCGTCGAAACGGCGCGCCAACAGCATCGTCCGGTAGCCTTTCAACAAGAGGTCGTCTGTGAATTGCGGGGCCAGCTCTTTGTCCAGCTCGCCATCCTCGTTCAGGATCGACAGGTATTCGATTTTCGAATCCGGTCCCGTCTCGGTCAGCGGCATCGCGTCCTCCTGACTTGTTAATGCCCGCAGGCGGCGTTCGTTCCACACCCGGCGGGGGGTTGGTTTTTCAACCTTCAGCGCATGGTGTAGAGAATTCCGATCCCGCCGAGATACGTGACGGTCACGAGAATGGAATCCACACCGACACCAAGGATCGTCGGGTTTCTGCGCTCGATCAGCCCGACGACATAGAGGCCCGTGACCAGGATACCGAGCAACCCGGCCAGGACCGAGAAGTTGCCGACTTCGTTGAGGACCGCGCCCTCGAAATAGAGAACGTCCACCAGGAAGATGATGGCAACGTCGAACAGGTTCGTGCCGAAAATGTCCGAAACCGCCATCACGTAGCGGCGCAGTCGTATGGCGGCCAGAACCGTGCTGACTTCGGGCAAGGAAGTAGAAATCGCGACGAATACGGCGCCGAAAAAGCTCGACCCCAGTCCGGTCTGCTCGGCCAGCGCCTCGCCGCTTTGCGACAGCACGGCACCGAAGAAAAGGATGACGAGGCCCGCGATGACCGTTCCGGTTACCGCGTAGCGCAAGGAGTGTTCGACCTGCGCTTCGGTCTGGCCGATTTCCGGCCCCGGGGGCTGGCCGACAATCTGCCAGGACGGACGACCCTCCGAGTGCGCCACAAGCCGGATCGACACCAGGAAGAGGGCGAAGACGCCCCAGGTCCAGGCGCCCGCCCCAAGGAATTCGACATCCCCGACGATGATGCCGGCGCAGACGAGCGAAAGCAGCAGAATACCCAGCGTGCCCTGCAGCAACACGATCGGATCGGGTACCGCGAAGGTGAGCGCATTGCGCCTGATGGCCAGATCCGCCACGGCCAGTACCACGACCTGCATGGCAAAGCCACCGAGCAGATTGTTGACCGCCAGATGGGCGTTGCCGCCGATGGTGGCGGCGCCGGTCACGGCGATTTCCGGCAGCGACGTGATGCCGCCGAGCAGGAGAACGCCGAGGGCGGCGTGGCCGATCCCGGTATGGCGCGCTATCGCATCGGCGTAATAGGAAAGCCGTGTTCCGGCCACCCAGACCGCGCCTGCCGAAATCGCGAAGGCGACAATATTCACCCAGATCGGGAAACCGGTGAACGCTAGCATGTATCACTCTCATGGTCCGTGCTGTTGCGTGGCATCACACGACGACGCGGCTCCAGCTTCCATAGCGGTTGCGGATAGGACCGCGCGGTACGCAGAGCGCTATCAGGGCAAACCCGGCGAGGCTGCCTACCGCCGTCTGCAATGCGCTCGCACTGGCCACGAAGGGTATGATGATGAGGGCGAGCCCGAACAGGGCATTGAGGAACCGCAAGGCACGCGCCGCCTCGGCCATGGCGGCCACGCTCACGGTGATCACCAGCGACCCGATGAGATGGTCCGCGTCGGCCATTACGCCGCTCGCGCCGAGTGTCAGCCGCGTGAACATGAGCCACACGCCGATCAGCGCGGAGAGCGCCAGCGTCCAGGTGACGCCGATGCCACCGGCGAGCATTTCCCGGATAACGGCGAGCGGCGATTGCTCGAAGCTGTCTTCGCCCTCGCGGCTGTCACCTTCGTCCGTGTCGCCGCTCAGGAAGACGCGCAGGATCGGCCGGCCGGCGCGGCGCCTGCGGGCCAGGAACTGGCCGGTGGCAATCAGTTCGTCGACCGAATACGGTATCTGGATCACCATTGCGGCAGCCGCGATCAGGCACAGCGTGCACCACGTGCCGAGCACGATCGGCTGGATGACGATAAAGGTGATGGAGACCACGCCGAGCGGTACGATCATGATCCCGAAGATGACCACCAGCCATGGCATGGTGCGCCAGCGGCGCGAGGAACCGACGATCCCCGTGAGGATCTCCAGCATGTATGTCAACGCGCCCAGGCCGGCATCCGGCACGGGCCAGGCCTCGGAGACGCTGGACGTGATGATTTCCTCGGTGCCGTTCTTCGGATCGCCCGCGGCGCCTGCGAAAAAGGCTCCCAGACGCCGTCGATGTGGCCGAGCTGATAGGCGGCCATGTAGCGCGACACGTACAGCCCCAGGACGGCCAGGATGATGATCGGCAAGCGCTGGAACCAGCTCGACGGCGAATAGTCCCAGCCGGGCGGGATGGTCGGCCCGGTGGTCGCGGCGGGAATGCTCACGCCCGCCGGAGGCCGCGTCAGCACCGCAAAGCCGAAGATCAGCGCACCGACCAGCGTGCCGTTCAGATAGGCGGCCGCCGTCGGTGCCCAGAAGACGAGCGGCGCCGTCATGACCCAGGCACCGACGGCCGCAAGCGGCCAGCGGATCAGCCCGAAGCGCCAGGACAGCGAGACGAAGGCGAGCGCAATCACAAGGGCGCCGGAAATGCCGTCGCTCCAGAACATCCAGGGGGATTCATAACCGAGCATCGGCGGGCTGGTAATGAGCCAGGCGCCCAGGCCCATGTTGAGGAAAGCGGCCCATCGGAAGCGCTCATGGGCGTCGCGATAGGCTGCCTCGGCATCGGCACGCAGTTTGTCCGGCCGCTCGCTCCGTTCACCGGCCGTCTCCAGCCAGGGCGGAGGCGTGATGCCGTTGGCCTCGTACCAGCCAAGCGGATCCGCCTTGAGGTTCGCGATCATGTCCGGGATCGTATCCAGGATGAAATGCTTCGGTTCCCATCCCAGAAGCTCGCGCGCCCGGGAGATGTCGAGTTCATAGTGATCGTCGGCAATCTCCACCATGAACGGGCGGATGAACGGTTTTTCGCCCTGGTCGAAATCGTCGGGAATGATCGGCTCGCTCTTGGCCTCAAGCCAGGCACCGGCCCCGGCGAGCGTTTTGGGGATCTTGTAGGTGCGCCAGTCCTCTTCACCGTGGATCAAATCGGCGATCTTTTCCTGCAGCGCCTGATAGGAGGCCGCCTCGGGCTCGCCGACCAGGATGGTCGTCTCGGCGGGCAGCTTCGCGCGCCGGTCGACGGCTCTGACGAAGGCATCGACCATGTCATCCTTGTGAATGAAGGACTGGCCGGTCTCGGTTGACCCCGAATAGGCATGCGCCTTGGGATCACGTTCATAGATGCGCCTGATCTGCTCCGACAGTGTCGGCACCGCGGTGCGTTCGTCGTAGAGACCGGCAAGGTGCAGAAGCACATAGGGGATTTCTCCGTGCTCCTCGCGTATCACCTCCTCCGCCCGGGCCTTGGACTGCGGGTAGGCCCAGTTCGGCTCGACGGGAGTGCGTTCGTCAACAGGCTCTCCCGGACTGCCTGCCCGGTGGACCAGCATGGTGCCGGAATAGACGAGCTGCTCGACCTCGAAATCCTGCAAGCCGCGCAGCAGATTGCGCGTGCCCTCGATATTGACCTTTTCGTATAACGGGTGGTCCTTTCCGGTGAAGTCGAAATAGGCTGCCAGGTGGATCACAGAGGCGATCCTGCCGCCGTATTTGTCGCGAAAGCGGCGCAGAGCCAGTTTCACCGAATCCTCGGAGGACAGGTCGAGCCCGAACAGTTCGCAGTCGGCCTTCTTTCCCTCAAGATCGAGCCCGGCCAGCGTGTAATTCGGCGAAAGGGCGGATATCAGCGCCGAACCGATATCGCCCGCCGCTCCTGTGATGAGGACAACCGGCTTGGCCGCCGGCTTTGTTTTCGGGGTCTTTGTGGTCTTTTTGGCCATCAGGCGGCCCTTTGGTCGCGGTACCGGTTGATCACGCCGCCCTTGAGCAGC is a window of Roseibium salinum DNA encoding:
- a CDS encoding DMT family transporter, with the translated sequence MARSDKLLSVFFLFAGMAIFGSATPVSKLVGESFPIFVASFFRVLLGAIVLLPFVYRDLVEEFRGIGAWDWLYIGLISLFGMVGFTAFLIFGMRFISGVAGSLIMSFTPALTAGAAYLFMQAPLGWRRLTAIALGVAGIIVLSLFKGKFGGEGSGAAFYLGVVLVLLAICCEASYTLLGKKVTRDLPPVLTSFLACALSIPLFLVLAATQLSGFSLAGPSPGSWIALIWWGVGTLGAGSALWYSGVARAEGTTAAGFMSVMPVTALLLSYFLLGEQFHPVHLVGIGLVLGSVVIMSLVHMTGSDDE
- the pdhA gene encoding pyruvate dehydrogenase (acetyl-transferring) E1 component subunit alpha → MPLTETGPDSKIEYLSILNEDGELDKELAPQFTDDLLLKGYRTMLLARRFDERRLKLQRSGRIGTFAPVNGQEAAQVGTISALREDDWFVPSYRETAANFWRGTNPADMLVFDAGYNEGIVIPEGARNLPNSVPVGTQMLQAAGIAYAARLEGTGEVAMTYFGDGATSQGDFHEALNFASVFDCPVVFVCQNNQYAISVPRARQTRSQTLAQKALAYGMDGIQVDGNDIFACFAAADDAVRRARETFRPTLIECVTYRLEMHTTADDPSRYRDEEEVEKWEKRDPIERFGSLLRERGLLDDGSLEDMEAKIAETIDAAWDEAEKRIEKAEGVSAIFDHILEQETHEQVRQKQQMSDGLGGVSGYG
- a CDS encoding alpha-ketoacid dehydrogenase subunit beta, with amino-acid sequence MAELTMVEAINLALRQEMEQDEKVVILGEDVGWDGGIFRVTEGLVEQFGEDRVIDTPLAESGILGFSIGMAIHGMKPVPEMQFSGFSYLGFHQIESHASRLRWRSQGRFTVPMTVRMPYGGGVRALEHHSESREVFYAHMPGLKFVVPSGPRNARALLVAAIRDPDPVVFFEPKKSYRAFREEVPDEDEPAEIGPASIVRPGDGLTMVAWGSMLPATLEAAERIAEEEGAEPEVIDVTTLAPLDYGTVAGSVKKTGRCVVVQEAPLTYGPAGEIAARLQEEAFLRLKAPVARVAGPDVHMPYFAREKSYLPGAERIIQASRAALHY
- a CDS encoding NAD-dependent epimerase/dehydratase family protein, with protein sequence MAKKTTKTPKTKPAAKPVVLITGAAGDIGSALISALSPNYTLAGLDLEGKKADCELFGLDLSSEDSVKLALRRFRDKYGGRIASVIHLAAYFDFTGKDHPLYEKVNIEGTRNLLRGLQDFEVEQLVYSGTMLVHRAGSPGEPVDERTPVEPNWAYPQSKARAEEVIREEHGEIPYVLLHLAGLYDERTAVPTLSEQIRRIYERDPKAHAYSGSTETGQSFIHKDDMVDAFVRAVDRRAKLPAETTILVGEPEAASYQALQEKIADLIHGEEDWRTYKIPKTLAGAGAWLEAKSEPIIPDDFDQGEKPFIRPFMVEIADDHYELDISRARELLGWEPKHFILDTIPDMIANLKADPLGWYEANGITPPPWLETAGERSERPDKLRADAEAAYRDAHERFRWAAFLNMGLGAWLITSPPMLGYESPWMFWSDGISGALVIALAFVSLSWRFGLIRWPLAAVGAWVMTAPLVFWAPTAAAYLNGTLVGALIFGFAVLTRPPAGVSIPAATTGPTIPPGWDYSPSSWFQRLPIIILAVLGLYVSRYMAAYQLGHIDGVWEPFSQAPRAIRRTAPRKSSRPASPRPGPCRMPAWAR
- a CDS encoding CocE/NonD family hydrolase encodes the protein MKTVEEFPYKILEEENVFIPATDGLRLAARIWRPEGSSEQPVPAILEYIPYRKRFGTSVRDEHTHKYLAGHGYACIRLDIRGSGESEGVLSDEYLQSELDDGVAALHWIAEQDWCDGNIGMMGISWGGFNALQIAAMQPEPLKAIVTIASSDDRYSDDIHHMGGTLLGDNLSWSSVMFSYNTMPPDPALVGDRWRDMWLERLDHSGLWLKTWLQHQRRDAYWRHGSVCEDYSAIKIPVYAVSGWADGYTNSVFRLMENLDVPRKGLVGPWGHIYPHFGRPGPAIDFLSELLRWWDRWLKGKETGIENDPMICAWMQDSVPPNPDYDYRPGHWASEAEWPSPRVSNRRYIAGPRTLRPEDRYPAGEEEQVELDVQSPATLGLHSGKWCSYANGPDLSGDQRLDDGGGLIFQSEPLEEDLDLLGRPDVELELAADQPVALVAVRLSDMRPDHQVTRISYGMLNLTHRDSRQHPEKLEPGRFYRVRVPLCYIAQRVPRGHRVRLSISTVYWPLAWTPPEPVKLTIRTEKSSLTLPVRERVEDEAVTGFGEPVQARGPTLSVIEAPTHEWLIRQDLGNQWTELKVTDDRGIFRLNDIDLMVGACGIEKYGVATGDFTSSTGETEWVRTLSREDWHIETRTRTRLTSDRENFYVTAELDAYEDGARIRCLSWNETIPRDLV
- a CDS encoding vitamin K epoxide reductase family protein, with the protein product MPDAGLGALTYMLEILTGIVGSSRRWRTMPWLVVIFGIMIVPLGVVSITFIVIQPIVLGTWCTLCLIAAAAMVIQIPYSVDELIATGQFLARRRRAGRPILRVFLSGDTDEGDSREGEDSFEQSPLAVIREMLAGGIGVTWTLALSALIGVWLMFTRLTLGASGVMADADHLIGSLVITVSVAAMAEAARALRFLNALFGLALIIIPFVASASALQTAVGSLAGFALIALCVPRGPIRNRYGSWSRVVV
- a CDS encoding dihydrolipoamide acetyltransferase family protein: MAYEFRLQDPGEGIHEAEIIELKVSKGSHVKEGDDVLVAETDKAAVDIPTPVSGEVIEIRVSEGDIVEVGDVLMVIEEEGAEAAEDDEKASETQDGDEKEQDRERDEARDEARDEEEDQDEKEDHGDKAQDEGRDRQTTGKSKAAEAEPEAGRNKRKSEPKDAQEKETDAGASEEEKDEDRGKAEAGSEKTQRPEDGDVQATPAVRGLARELGVKLDEVTGSGEDGRILEEDVRKAAEGAQSREGKQAPAEDGVSERVKLRSLRRSTARRMTKAWREIPHVTHHDAIDITEIERMRRKHAADAEESGIKLTLTPFLMKALAGALVEHPRFNARFDAENQEIELVRAVNVGVALDTDRGLIVPVLRDVRRKTLLDLAEELTGISRQLGEDRASPEMLKGGTITLTNVGSIGGTGFTPIINPPQVAIFGAGRAELRQVLEGDIDRATAVTRLILPVCIAFDHRVNDGADAARFMNSVKLLMSDPQQFMLRS
- a CDS encoding sodium:calcium antiporter; protein product: MLAFTGFPIWVNIVAFAISAGAVWVAGTRLSYYADAIARHTGIGHAALGVLLLGGITSLPEIAVTGAATIGGNAHLAVNNLLGGFAMQVVVLAVADLAIRRNALTFAVPDPIVLLQGTLGILLLSLVCAGIIVGDVEFLGAGAWTWGVFALFLVSIRLVAHSEGRPSWQIVGQPPGPEIGQTEAQVEHSLRYAVTGTVIAGLVILFFGAVLSQSGEALAEQTGLGSSFFGAVFVAISTSLPEVSTVLAAIRLRRYVMAVSDIFGTNLFDVAIIFLVDVLYFEGAVLNEVGNFSVLAGLLGILVTGLYVVGLIERRNPTILGVGVDSILVTVTYLGGIGILYTMR